In the Solanum pennellii chromosome 5, SPENNV200 genome, one interval contains:
- the LOC107019461 gene encoding LOW QUALITY PROTEIN: pentatricopeptide repeat-containing protein At3g24000, mitochondrial (The sequence of the model RefSeq protein was modified relative to this genomic sequence to represent the inferred CDS: inserted 5 bases in 4 codons; deleted 1 base in 1 codon; substituted 2 bases at 2 genomic stop codons) produces MMSYVLDRTQPXMRFANFPAFHCWTLFWHCQFSSQSLXLSKEQYMNMEXSSFDSSAYTNVLQNCIKNRDFIVGKALHCNILKREGCLDLLCQNILLNLYVKSELLHDAVQLFDEMSTKNVVSFVTLLXGHLQAEEYITAVELFVRLHREGHELNPFVFTTILKALVGMDEAEMDWSIHAYIYKLGFDSIPFVGTSLVDAYSVSGLVDFCRDVFDGIIDKDMVSWTGMVTFYAQNDYFQEALGYFLLVILVIGTADSEMNGKFSVRYICVLSSKGGKCYILGVLMILKNAGTWSLAKCSRLDTNGGPGPKQSFLHQRLVRRQRATPIKMEEGVCLKVNMYAKRGSIKDARLVFEMMIEHDVVTWNATVSAYSVHGLGNESLSIFERMRRMHVKHNQLTFLSVLSACSNSGSFYRGYADLSLILDDYGIEXVENYTCMVSLLGRLGHLDKAHKRIEDIPVERSVMVWCALLGACVLHNEVDLGKTVAQRVLELESQDETTXVLLSNMYATSKRWNNVAFGIFNQTTCVYTPQQNGVVERKHKLLLETCRALLYQYNLPISFWGEYLLTATFLINRFPSKILQHKSPYEILFGTPPSYENLRSFDCVAYACTLPIHRSKLDPRSISCIFIGYPAGKKDFKLLNLKSMQMFVSRNVKFHEAIFPFISQTTNPHFFPVNTPLHVSDDSILPVPTPPIFPFCDTFTFSSSEHSPSLASLVSPNRSSSPVVPATLIPTRASNRAHKTPSYLKD; encoded by the exons ATGATGAGCTACGTACTGGACAGAACACAACCATAGATGAGATTTGCAAACTTCCCAGCATTCCATTGTTGGACTCTATTTTGGCACTGCCAATTCTCATCCCAATCCCTCTAATTGTCGAAAGAGCAATACATGAATATGG TTTCATCTTTCGATTCATCTGCATACACCAATGTGCTTCAAAATTGCATAAAGAACAGGGATTTCATTGTTGGAAAGGCACTCCATTGCAATATTTTAAAGAGAGAAGGATGCTTAGACCTACTTTGCCAGAACATTTTGCTCAATTTATATGTTAAGTCTGAGTTATTACATGATGCAGTTCAGCTGTTCGATGAAATGTCTACTAAAAATGTGGTTTCATTTGTAACATTAC CAGGACATTTGCAGGCAGAGGAGTATATTACAGCTGTTGAATTGTTTGTTAGATTGCATAGAGAAGGTCATGAGCTGAACCCATTTGTATTCACAACAATCTTGAAAGCGCTTGTGGGTATGGATGAAGCGGAGATGGATTGGAGCATTCATGCGTATATTTATAAGCTTGGATTTGACTCTATTCCTTTTGTCGGCACTTCCCTTGTTGATGCTTACTCTGTTTCTGGACTTGTTGATTTTTGCAGGGACGTCTTTGATGGCATTATTGACAAGGACATGGTTTCTTGGACAGGGATGGTTACTTTCTATGCA CAAAATGATTACTTTCAAGAAGCTTTGGGATACTTCTTGTTAGTG ATCCTTGTTATTGGAACTGCTGACAGTGAGATGAATGGTAAATTCAGTGTAAGGTATATTTGTGTGCTATCATCAAAAGGGGGgaaatgttatattctaggtgttttaaTGATCCTCAAAAATGCGGGGACCTGGTCCCTGGCAAAGTGCTCTCGTCTagatacaaatggg GGACCTGGTCCCAAGCAGAGTTTCCTCCATCAGAGGTTGGTGAGGCGTCAGCGTGCTACACCAATCAAAATGGAGGAGGGTGTTTGTCTAAAAg TGAATATGTATGCAAAACGTGGGAGTATTAAGGATGCTCGGTTGGTGTTTGAAATGATGATTGAGCATGATGTTGTAACATGGAATGCTACGGTTTCAGCATATTCCGTACATGGTCTTGGGAACGAATCTCTCAGTATCTTTGAGAGAATGCGTAGAATGCATGTCAAACATAATCAATTAACATTTCTTAGTGTCCTTTCAGCATGTAGCAATTCAGGATCTTTCTATCGAGGATATGCCGATCTCTCTTTGATACTGGATGATTATGGTATTGA TGTCGAGAATTATACATGCATGGTATCACTTTTGGGGCGGTTAGGTCACCTTGATAAGGCTCATAAACGGATCGAAGACATCCCAGTTGAGCGAAGTGTCATGGTATGGTGTGCTTTGCTTGGTGCATGTGTTCTTCATAATGAAGTTGATCTTGGGAAAACAGTTGCTCAGCGTGTGCTTGAATTGGAATCACAAGATGAAACGA TAGTGTTGTTATCAAATATGTATGCCACTTCAAAAAGGTGGAATAATGTAGCTTTT GGTATTTTCAATCAAACTACTTGTGTCTACACCCCTCAACAAAACGGAGTTGTTGAGAGGAAACACAAGCTTTTGTTGGAGACTTGTCGAGCActtttatatcaatataatttgcctatttctttttggggTGAGTATCTATTGACTGCAACTTTTCTTATTAATAGATTTCCTTCCAAGATTCTTCAACACAAGAGCCCTTATGAGATTTTGTTTGGTACTCCACCTTCCTATGAGAATCTAAGATCTTTCGATTGTGTTGCCTATGCTTGCACTCTACCTATTCACAGATCCAAATTAGATCCTAGGTCTATTTCATGTATTTTTATTGGATATCCAGCTGGAAAGAAAGATTTCAAGCTCCTAAACCTCAAATCAATGCAAATGTTTGTTTCTAGAAATGTTAAATTTCATGAAGCTATCTTTCCTTTCATTTCTCAAACTACAAATCCTCATTTCTTTCCTGTCAATACTCCGTTACATGTTTCGGATGACTCTATCCTTCCAGTTCCTACTCCTCCAATTTTTCCGTTTTGTGATACtttcactttttcttcttctgaacACTCTCCCTCTCTTGCATCTTTGGTGTCCCCCAATCGATCTTCTTCTCCTGTTGTTCCTGCTACCCTCATTCCTACCAGAGCATCTAATAGAGCACACAAAACCCCTAGTTACCTGAAAGATTAA